The DNA segment GTTTCTCTTCTATAAGCTTCCTAACCACATTGCAGTCCAAATTCCTTTCCCGCAAAACAGGAAGATTACAGATACTAATTGATGCACATTCCTGACACTTTTCCATCTTTACTTCTCCAGTAAGGTATTGACTTTTAAAACGTCATTTCCAATCACTATTTCACCCCCTGGACCTACAAGAACTGGTACTACAGATATTCTTAACTCTTTTATCTCATCCAAGTCTTTTACATATGTCTGAACTTGCTCGGAAGAACACTTGTAAGAAGAGAAAATTTTTCTAATTTCTGAACCTTTTACATAATCTATTAAAGCGTTGTAAGGATTTTCAGAACACAAAATCGTAACCATTAATTCTGTCTCAGAGCGAAACTGAGGCATAGGAACAAGATAAATATTTAACTTAACTCTATCAACATAATTACTTAGGTGGAGTAAAAGTTGCTTACAGTGAAAACATTCTGGGTTCACAAAAAGGGTTATTTCTTTACCATTCCCTTGAGTTATATGAGGTTTCAAACCTTTGCTTTTAATCTTATCTAATGCCCTTTTCACCGAAAGAACCCCAGCTATATTAGTTCCCTCTTTCGTCCAGATTTCACCGAAAATGAAATAACCATCAGTGTTATAAAACAAAATCGAGCTACCTGGAATAAAAACGGCGTAAGTCTTAGGTATGGGAGTTTCTAAAATACTCTCAATTTTCACACCTGGAAACAAATTCTGTAAGTTTCTTTTAACTTCGTCTTTCACATCTGCAAAAACTTTACAAGTTGAAACTGTAAGCACCACAGCTAAAATAAACACAATTGTTCTTAATCTACGCATACTTTCCTCACCCTATTCTCTTTACTTTTATAATTAAATTT comes from the candidate division WOR-3 bacterium genome and includes:
- a CDS encoding disulfide isomerase DsbC N-terminal domain-containing protein, translating into MRRLRTIVFILAVVLTVSTCKVFADVKDEVKRNLQNLFPGVKIESILETPIPKTYAVFIPGSSILFYNTDGYFIFGEIWTKEGTNIAGVLSVKRALDKIKSKGLKPHITQGNGKEITLFVNPECFHCKQLLLHLSNYVDRVKLNIYLVPMPQFRSETELMVTILCSENPYNALIDYVKGSEIRKIFSSYKCSSEQVQTYVKDLDEIKELRISVVPVLVGPGGEIVIGNDVLKVNTLLEK